In one Candidatus Thermoplasmatota archaeon genomic region, the following are encoded:
- a CDS encoding transposase yields the protein HPVLRTMFRQGHLWSPSYYIGTVGHVSAEAIARYIRDQKLRRVGRPDSSPE from the coding sequence CATCCAGTCCTGCGGACAATGTTCCGACAGGGGCATCTATGGAGCCCGAGCTATTACATTGGGACGGTGGGGCATGTGTCTGCGGAAGCGATAGCGAGGTATATCAGGGATCAGAAGTTGCGGAGGGTCGGGCGACCTGATTCCTCCCCCGAATGA
- a CDS encoding NAD-dependent epimerase/dehydratase family protein, producing MTYFITGGAGFIGSAVVDRLAKRNGVTVYDNLSTGREEFISEHFGEEFFRFVKGDLLDVGKLAKEMRGHDSVWHLAANPDIRKGTESTMVDLEQNTVATYNVLECARRNDIRSFVFSSTSTIYGRANVIPTPEDYGPCLPISLYGASKLACEGLVSAYAELYGIRSWIFRFANIVGHRSTHGILFDLVQKLNKSPRTLEVLGDGRQRKSYLLVEECVDGMIYGFKHAKDRLNYFNLCASDQIAVKRIVDVLIEESRLRNVKIRYTGGESGWKGDVPRFLLSNKKMAKLGWKPKHTSEEVIREAARIVVKERLKKVPSSWLSVQEQ from the coding sequence ATGACTTACTTCATCACAGGTGGCGCAGGATTCATAGGCAGCGCGGTCGTCGACAGGCTTGCGAAGAGGAACGGGGTCACGGTCTACGACAACCTCAGCACTGGAAGAGAGGAGTTCATCTCTGAGCACTTCGGAGAGGAGTTCTTCAGGTTCGTCAAAGGAGATCTTCTCGACGTGGGCAAGCTCGCAAAGGAGATGAGAGGACACGACAGCGTATGGCATCTTGCGGCGAACCCCGACATAAGAAAGGGGACTGAGTCCACCATGGTAGATCTCGAGCAGAACACGGTGGCGACCTACAACGTGCTCGAATGCGCCCGTAGGAACGACATCAGATCATTCGTGTTCTCATCCACATCCACGATATATGGCAGGGCGAATGTGATCCCCACGCCGGAGGACTACGGGCCTTGCCTGCCGATCTCGTTGTACGGTGCTTCGAAGCTGGCTTGCGAAGGGCTCGTGTCCGCCTATGCGGAGCTGTACGGCATCAGATCCTGGATCTTCAGGTTCGCGAACATCGTCGGCCACAGGAGCACGCACGGCATCCTGTTCGACCTCGTCCAGAAACTCAACAAGAGCCCAAGGACGCTCGAAGTGCTCGGCGACGGTAGACAAAGAAAATCATACCTGCTGGTCGAAGAGTGTGTGGACGGAATGATCTACGGCTTCAAGCATGCGAAGGACAGACTGAATTACTTTAACCTCTGCGCTAGCGACCAGATAGCAGTCAAGAGGATCGTCGACGTGCTGATTGAGGAGTCTCGGCTCAGGAATGTCAAGATCAGGTACACGGGCGGCGAGAGCGGGTGGAAGGGCGATGTCCCGAGGTTCCTCCTGTCGAACAAGAAGATGGCAAAGCTAGGTTGGAAACCGAAGCATACGAGCGAGGAAGTCATCCGGGAAGCGGCGCGGATCGTGGTCAAGGAGCGGCTCAAGAAAGTCCCGAGCAGCTGGCTGTCCGTCCAGGAGCAGTAG
- a CDS encoding MFS transporter has translation MCDCLAPTPIRPSSESGEDLIRNETGKKGRYPTIVLLVLASIAIMVMYVEAMAFPSLETVMASYGLQYPSDLPLASWIITIYLVVGAVAIPVFGKLGDIYGKKKMLTIAMLIYSIAVTLTGFSRDVSDSFYVLLAARAFQGLGMSMFPLAFSLIRDEFPVERIAVAQGVISAMFGVGTAVGFVIGGFVVDKWGWQWTYHTIIPFAFAATAFVAFKIRESPIRLESKVDYVGASFLALVLMSFLVAVTEGNERGWTDPVILSLFAISVVALIGFVVRQTDTIYPLVRPSLMKVRDIALTNTVAFFIGFGLFGAQSVIALMAQFKFNLDPLHTGILMLPVSILSLILGPTVGLLVKRRGPKWPMVAGMLIPIIGFMYLYFFHETQTDLVVGLTIMGGGMSFAMVGSINMIIISTPQRETAISSAMNMVIRTSGGVVGPAVATVILSAYKDPVYNPVTHELLGFVSNETAYHYVFLLSAIVMAFAALMAMFLTDKRALGEGKGFTVKSFSNGKEPKL, from the coding sequence CTGCTGGTCCTGGCATCGATAGCGATCATGGTCATGTACGTCGAGGCGATGGCATTTCCGTCGCTAGAGACGGTAATGGCCTCCTACGGTCTGCAGTATCCGAGCGACCTCCCCCTCGCCTCATGGATTATCACGATCTACCTGGTCGTGGGGGCCGTCGCGATCCCCGTCTTCGGCAAGCTGGGCGACATATACGGCAAGAAGAAGATGCTCACGATCGCCATGCTCATTTACAGCATCGCGGTCACCTTGACCGGCTTCTCGAGGGATGTCTCAGACTCGTTCTACGTCCTGCTGGCCGCAAGGGCTTTCCAGGGCTTGGGCATGTCGATGTTCCCTCTTGCGTTCTCCCTCATAAGGGACGAGTTCCCGGTCGAGAGGATAGCCGTCGCTCAGGGAGTCATATCCGCAATGTTCGGCGTCGGGACCGCCGTTGGATTCGTCATCGGAGGGTTCGTCGTCGACAAATGGGGATGGCAGTGGACCTATCACACGATCATTCCGTTCGCATTCGCCGCGACTGCGTTCGTCGCATTCAAGATACGGGAGTCCCCGATCCGGTTGGAGTCCAAGGTGGACTACGTGGGGGCGTCCTTCCTTGCCCTTGTGCTCATGTCCTTTCTCGTAGCCGTCACGGAGGGGAACGAAAGAGGCTGGACAGATCCCGTGATACTGTCGTTGTTCGCGATCTCTGTCGTAGCTTTGATAGGATTCGTGGTCCGCCAGACCGATACCATCTACCCGCTCGTTAGACCTTCGCTGATGAAGGTCAGGGACATCGCGCTTACGAACACGGTCGCTTTCTTCATCGGATTCGGTCTGTTCGGCGCGCAGTCTGTGATCGCATTGATGGCCCAGTTCAAGTTCAATCTAGACCCGCTGCACACAGGTATTCTGATGCTGCCCGTATCGATCCTATCGCTGATACTCGGCCCCACTGTTGGCCTCCTAGTGAAGAGGCGTGGGCCGAAGTGGCCCATGGTCGCAGGCATGCTGATCCCGATAATCGGTTTCATGTACCTCTATTTCTTCCACGAAACCCAGACAGACCTTGTCGTCGGTCTCACCATCATGGGCGGCGGCATGTCATTCGCAATGGTCGGGAGCATCAACATGATAATCATCTCGACTCCCCAGCGAGAGACGGCCATCTCGAGTGCCATGAACATGGTAATCCGGACGAGCGGAGGGGTCGTCGGTCCAGCCGTTGCGACTGTCATCCTATCCGCTTACAAGGACCCCGTATACAATCCAGTGACGCACGAGCTGCTAGGATTTGTATCCAACGAGACTGCATATCACTATGTGTTTCTGCTGAGCGCCATCGTGATGGCCTTCGCCGCGCTGATGGCGATGTTCCTGACGGACAAACGCGCTCTCGGGGAAGGCAAGGGGTTCACTGTCAAGAGCTTCAGCAATGGCAAAGAGCCCAAGCTTTGA